Proteins encoded within one genomic window of Lagenorhynchus albirostris chromosome 9, mLagAlb1.1, whole genome shotgun sequence:
- the LRRC10B gene encoding leucine-rich repeat-containing protein 10B has product MGIVESMPDELPSDAEEQLRNGEEQLELSGRRLRRLPSAVCALSRLQKLYVSGTGLRELPEEIEELRELRILALDFNKLERLPDGLCRLPRLTRLYLGSNRLPALPNDFAQLQSLRCLWIEGNFLRRFPRPLLRLVALQSLQMGDNRLRALPAELPRMTGLRGLWLYGNRFEEFPPALLRMGRLHILDLDRNRLGGFPDLHPLRALRVFSYDHNPVTGPPRVADTVFLVGEGAVERMAERDEPTPRPPPRRPARVFEDEEEEDLLIGGGSSRALGPPVDSLCALEAAPGLGT; this is encoded by the coding sequence ATGGGCATAGTCGAGTCCATGCCGGACGAGCTGCCATCGGACGCGGAGGAGCAACTGCGCAATGGCGAGGAGCAGTTGGAGCTGAGCGGGAGGCGGCTGCGGCGGCTGCCCAGCGCCGTGTGCGCTCTGAGCCGCCTGCAGAAGCTGTACGTGAGCGGCACGGGGCTGCGCGAGCTGCCCGAGGAGATCGAGGAGCTGCGCGAGCTGCGCATCCTGGCTCTCGACTTTAACAAACTCGAACGCCTGCCCGACGGTCTGTGTCGCCTGCCGCGCCTCACGCGCCTCTACCTGGGCAGCAACCGGCTGCCGGCACTGCCCAACGACTTCGCGCAGCTGCAGAGCCTGCGCTGCCTCTGGATCGAGGGCAACTTCCTGCGGCGTTTCCCGCGGCCGCTTCTGCGCTTGGTGGCGCTGCAGTCGCTGCAGATGGGCGACAACCGGTTGCGTGCGCTGCCCGCGGAGCTGCCGCGCATGACGGGCCTGCGCGGCCTCTGGCTCTACGGCAACCGTTTCGAGGAGTTCCCGCCcgcattgctgcgcatgggccgCCTGCACATCCTCGACCTAGACCGCAACCGCCTGGGCGGCTTCCCCGACCTGCACCCGCTACGCGCCCTGCGCGTCTTCTCCTACGACCACAACCCGGTCACTGGGCCCCCCCGCGTCGCCGACACGGTCTTCCTTGTGGGCGAGGGCGCCGTCGAGCGCATGGCCGAGCGCGACGAACCCACGCCCCGGCCGCCGCCCAGGCGCCCAGCGCGGGTCTTTGAGGATGAGGAGGAAGAAGACCTGCTCATAGGCGGCGGGAGCTCCCGGGCTCTGGGGCCCCCCGTGGACAGCCTCTGCGCCCTGGAAGCAGCTCCAGGACTGGGcacctga